A single genomic interval of Heteronotia binoei isolate CCM8104 ecotype False Entrance Well chromosome 11, APGP_CSIRO_Hbin_v1, whole genome shotgun sequence harbors:
- the SYTL4 gene encoding synaptotagmin-like protein 4 isoform X2 — translation MTEAVDLSFLSEAERDLILQVLQRDEVLRKAEERRIRRLKNELLEIRRKGAKRGSQRYSERTCARCQQSLGRISPKANTCRGCNHLVCRDCRAYNANGSWRCKVCTKEAELKKSTGDWFYDQKINRFANRLGSDLIRMSLRRKPQANKRETVGQVLLQKAQLGDPKAGQKSPQQHRKEPSLTSDSVESRDAKSDTESTENMSLDGYHPASLPAAASPRQEKTKTLSPSGSNASSLTIPVRSREGLPSDSDSETRLGSRGTASADESETLFKKNPRRSQRSSEYTKSVIDLRPEVPTSESVSLGDRSKSVPGLNVEMEEEEEDIDSLVEIHRRRTARSSMRSGVSSSTLGSMVSIYSEAGDFGNVLVTGEIAFSLSYEQKVEILFIHVKECRHLAYADEAKKRSNPYVKTYLLPDKSRQGKRKTTIKRSTVNPLYNEMLKYEINKSLLMTRTLQFSVWHHDRFGRNTFLGEAEVPMASWNFENQLEECLPLHGKDGFDSTASSHDKGELVVSLKYIPPVKHASAGNGRKGKREEGGELQVWIKEAKNLTAVKSGGTSDSFVKGYLLPLRNRTTKRKTPVVKKSLNPHYNHTFVYNNVTAEELPHICLELTVWDREPLSSNDFLGGVRLGVGNGMSNGHMVDWMDSTGEEISLWQKMRKYPGSWAEGTLPLRSTMARPKP, via the exons ATGACAGAGGCTGTTGACCTGTCCTTTCTCTCAGAGGCAGAGAGGGATTTGATCCTCCAAGTCCTCCAGCGGGATGAGGTACTCCGGAAagctgaggagaggagaattag GCGCCTGAAAAATGAGCTTCTGGAGATCCGCAGGAAAGGTGCCAAGAGGGGCAGCCAGCGCTACAGTGAGCGGACATGCGCCCGCTGCCAGCAGAGCCTGGGCCGGATCAGCCCCAAAGCCAACACTTGTCGTGGCTGCAACCACCTGGTCTGCCGGGACTGCCGTGCCTATAATGCCAATGGCTCTTGGCGCTGCAAAGTCTGCACCAAGGAGGC GGAGCTGAAGAAATCAACTGGGGACTGGTTCTATGACCAAAAAATAAACCGTTTTGCTAACAGGCTGGGCAGTGACCTCATTCGAATGTCCCTGCGGCGCAAGCCACAAG CTAACAAAAGGGAGACAGTGGGGCAAGTTCTACTTCAGAAGGCCCAGCTCGGTGATCCCAAAGCCGGGCAAAAGAGCCCCCAGCAGCACCGCAAGGAACCCAG CCTGACCTCCGACTCTGTGGAGTCACGGGACGCCAAGAGTGATACGGAATCGACTGAGAACATGAGTCTGGATGGGTACCATCCTGCCTCTCTTCCTGCAGCGGCCAG CCCGAGGCAAGAGAAGACGAAAACCCTCAGCCCTTCAGGGTCCAACGCATCCAGCTTGACCATCCCTGTCCGCTCCAGAGAGGGCCTTCCTTCCGATTCAGACAGT GAAACCCGTCTGGGAAGCCGTGGTACAGCTTCAGCTGATGAGAGTGAAACTTTATTCAAGAAGAATCCCAGGAGAAGTCAGAGATCTTCAG AATACACCAAGTCAGTGATTGACCTGCGACCGGAGGTGCCCACCAGTGAGAGTGTGTCTCTCGGAGACAGAAGCAAGTCTGTGCCAGGCCTCAATGTTGAAATG gaggaggaagaggaagacatCGACAGCCTGGTAGAGATCCATCGGCGGCGGACAGCCAGAAGCAGCATGCGCAGCGGTGTGTCCTCG aGCACTCTGGGAAGCATGGTCAGCATTTACAGTGAGGCGGGGGACTTCGGCAACGTCCTTGTTACCGGGGAGATCGCCTTCTCCCTGAGCTACGAGCAGAAGGTGGAGATCCTGTTCATACACGTGAAGGAATGCCGTCACCTGGCCTATGCTGATGAGGCCAAGAAGCGCTCCAACCC GTATGTGAAGACGTACCTTCTTCCAGACAAATCCCGCCAAGGGAAGCGCAAGACCACCATCAAACGGAGCACTGTCAACCCCCTGTACAACGAGATGCTAAAG TATGAGATCAACAAATCTCTCCTGATGACCCGGACTCTGCAGTTCTCTGTCTGGCATCACGATCGCTTTGGTCGAAATACGTTCTTGGGAGAGGCGGAGGTTCCGATGGCCTCCTGGAATTTCGAGAACCAGTTGGAGGAGTGTCTCCCGCTGCATGGCAAG GATGGTTTTGACTCAACTGCCTCCTCTCACGATAAAGGCGAGCTAGTGGTTTCCTTAAAATACATCCCACCTGTTAAGCATGCCAGTGCAGGGAATGGAAGAAAAG GCAAAAGGGAAGAAGGTGGGGAACTTCAGGTCTGGATCAAAGAGGCCAAGAACTTGACAGCAGTCAAATCTGGGGGGACGTCtgacagctttgtcaaagg GTACTTGCTTCCTCTGCGGAACAGGACCACCAAAAGGAAAACACCAGTTGTAAAGAAGAGCCTAAATCCCCACTACAACCATACATTCGTCTACAACAATGTCACTGCGGAAGAACTGCCCCACATCTGTCTGGAGCTTACCGTCTGGGACCGAGAGCCCTTGTCCAGCAACGACTTCCTGGGAGGAGTCCGGCTGGGGGTTGGAAATG GAATGAGCAATGGCCACATGGTGGATTGGATGGACTCTACGGGTGAGGAGATCAGCCTGTGGCAGAAGATGCGCAAGTACCCGGGGTCCTGGGCGGAAGGCACGCTTCCTCTCCGCTCGACCATGGCTAGGCCGAAGCCCTAA
- the SYTL4 gene encoding synaptotagmin-like protein 4 isoform X1 translates to MTEAVDLSFLSEAERDLILQVLQRDEVLRKAEERRIRRLKNELLEIRRKGAKRGSQRYSERTCARCQQSLGRISPKANTCRGCNHLVCRDCRAYNANGSWRCKVCTKEAELKKSTGDWFYDQKINRFANRLGSDLIRMSLRRKPQANKRETVGQVLLQKAQLGDPKAGQKSPQQHRKEPSLTSDSVESRDAKSDTESTENMSLDGYHPASLPAAASPRQEKTKTLSPSGSNASSLTIPVRSREGLPSDSDSETRLGSRGTASADESETLFKKNPRRSQRSSEYTKSVIDLRPEVPTSESVSLGDRSKSVPGLNVEMEEEEEEDIDSLVEIHRRRTARSSMRSGVSSSTLGSMVSIYSEAGDFGNVLVTGEIAFSLSYEQKVEILFIHVKECRHLAYADEAKKRSNPYVKTYLLPDKSRQGKRKTTIKRSTVNPLYNEMLKYEINKSLLMTRTLQFSVWHHDRFGRNTFLGEAEVPMASWNFENQLEECLPLHGKDGFDSTASSHDKGELVVSLKYIPPVKHASAGNGRKGKREEGGELQVWIKEAKNLTAVKSGGTSDSFVKGYLLPLRNRTTKRKTPVVKKSLNPHYNHTFVYNNVTAEELPHICLELTVWDREPLSSNDFLGGVRLGVGNGMSNGHMVDWMDSTGEEISLWQKMRKYPGSWAEGTLPLRSTMARPKP, encoded by the exons ATGACAGAGGCTGTTGACCTGTCCTTTCTCTCAGAGGCAGAGAGGGATTTGATCCTCCAAGTCCTCCAGCGGGATGAGGTACTCCGGAAagctgaggagaggagaattag GCGCCTGAAAAATGAGCTTCTGGAGATCCGCAGGAAAGGTGCCAAGAGGGGCAGCCAGCGCTACAGTGAGCGGACATGCGCCCGCTGCCAGCAGAGCCTGGGCCGGATCAGCCCCAAAGCCAACACTTGTCGTGGCTGCAACCACCTGGTCTGCCGGGACTGCCGTGCCTATAATGCCAATGGCTCTTGGCGCTGCAAAGTCTGCACCAAGGAGGC GGAGCTGAAGAAATCAACTGGGGACTGGTTCTATGACCAAAAAATAAACCGTTTTGCTAACAGGCTGGGCAGTGACCTCATTCGAATGTCCCTGCGGCGCAAGCCACAAG CTAACAAAAGGGAGACAGTGGGGCAAGTTCTACTTCAGAAGGCCCAGCTCGGTGATCCCAAAGCCGGGCAAAAGAGCCCCCAGCAGCACCGCAAGGAACCCAG CCTGACCTCCGACTCTGTGGAGTCACGGGACGCCAAGAGTGATACGGAATCGACTGAGAACATGAGTCTGGATGGGTACCATCCTGCCTCTCTTCCTGCAGCGGCCAG CCCGAGGCAAGAGAAGACGAAAACCCTCAGCCCTTCAGGGTCCAACGCATCCAGCTTGACCATCCCTGTCCGCTCCAGAGAGGGCCTTCCTTCCGATTCAGACAGT GAAACCCGTCTGGGAAGCCGTGGTACAGCTTCAGCTGATGAGAGTGAAACTTTATTCAAGAAGAATCCCAGGAGAAGTCAGAGATCTTCAG AATACACCAAGTCAGTGATTGACCTGCGACCGGAGGTGCCCACCAGTGAGAGTGTGTCTCTCGGAGACAGAAGCAAGTCTGTGCCAGGCCTCAATGTTGAAATG gaggaggaggaagaggaagacatCGACAGCCTGGTAGAGATCCATCGGCGGCGGACAGCCAGAAGCAGCATGCGCAGCGGTGTGTCCTCG aGCACTCTGGGAAGCATGGTCAGCATTTACAGTGAGGCGGGGGACTTCGGCAACGTCCTTGTTACCGGGGAGATCGCCTTCTCCCTGAGCTACGAGCAGAAGGTGGAGATCCTGTTCATACACGTGAAGGAATGCCGTCACCTGGCCTATGCTGATGAGGCCAAGAAGCGCTCCAACCC GTATGTGAAGACGTACCTTCTTCCAGACAAATCCCGCCAAGGGAAGCGCAAGACCACCATCAAACGGAGCACTGTCAACCCCCTGTACAACGAGATGCTAAAG TATGAGATCAACAAATCTCTCCTGATGACCCGGACTCTGCAGTTCTCTGTCTGGCATCACGATCGCTTTGGTCGAAATACGTTCTTGGGAGAGGCGGAGGTTCCGATGGCCTCCTGGAATTTCGAGAACCAGTTGGAGGAGTGTCTCCCGCTGCATGGCAAG GATGGTTTTGACTCAACTGCCTCCTCTCACGATAAAGGCGAGCTAGTGGTTTCCTTAAAATACATCCCACCTGTTAAGCATGCCAGTGCAGGGAATGGAAGAAAAG GCAAAAGGGAAGAAGGTGGGGAACTTCAGGTCTGGATCAAAGAGGCCAAGAACTTGACAGCAGTCAAATCTGGGGGGACGTCtgacagctttgtcaaagg GTACTTGCTTCCTCTGCGGAACAGGACCACCAAAAGGAAAACACCAGTTGTAAAGAAGAGCCTAAATCCCCACTACAACCATACATTCGTCTACAACAATGTCACTGCGGAAGAACTGCCCCACATCTGTCTGGAGCTTACCGTCTGGGACCGAGAGCCCTTGTCCAGCAACGACTTCCTGGGAGGAGTCCGGCTGGGGGTTGGAAATG GAATGAGCAATGGCCACATGGTGGATTGGATGGACTCTACGGGTGAGGAGATCAGCCTGTGGCAGAAGATGCGCAAGTACCCGGGGTCCTGGGCGGAAGGCACGCTTCCTCTCCGCTCGACCATGGCTAGGCCGAAGCCCTAA